From the genome of Leucoraja erinacea ecotype New England chromosome 24, Leri_hhj_1, whole genome shotgun sequence:
gggggggagggagggagaggcgccagcaatggctgcatcgccaacagcctgtctgccCCTTCCTTCTTTATCGTGTTGATAGCACGCGTTAAATGCATGTTGtttgtgttctttagcttgtggcTTATTGAGCGTGggcggggttgggggaaacttgtttttaatattttacccttTACGGAGATGCGATGCGGATTTACACCGTGGAGCTCCAAGCTGCGGGCGCTGCGAccgccccgacggatggttcgactgccccgaccgcggggaaATAAAGACGAagatgattggactttattgccctccatcacagtgaggaatgtggggaatctgctgtggtggatgtttatgttaaatttgatgtagttgtgtgtcgGGTTTTTTtggatggctgtatggtaattcgcaatatcactgtaccttaattggcacacgtgacaataaaatacctttgaatggGAGAGGGGTAAGGGCTGAAAGGGAATGTGAATATCACGTTGACTGATCTTGTTTGtcttttttctccccctctctctcccctccctcgtcatcctctctttctccccctctctccccattttactccactttctcaccccctccctccctctccccatttctctaccctgtcctttctttccctctcccttcctcgctTCCATTTCCCACTCTCTCTTGCCCCCTCACTCCTCCAaccctcgccccctccctccttcactcttcccaccctcactccccttccCTCGTCCCTTGCTCACTCCATCGCTTGCCTCTCACTCCATCGCACCCTCTCCCtcgttcccctccctccctcgcctcccccgccccccccccctcttctgcaCTCCCCCCTTTCTTGCTCCCCCCTatcccccgatcccccccccccccacccccctgagcTGTTGCCCCACTGCCCACAGCGAGCGAGATTACTTGTGAACAGCTGGAGAGAATGATGGTGGATGGCAGAGTGACCATCTTCGATGTCCGTAACCCGGACGAGCTGGAAAACGGCAGGATCGTTGGATCTGTCAACATTCCAGGTGCAGAGATCGGGAGAGGGTTTAACTGAGTGGGTTAAACGAGAATGGGTGGAGGGGTGAAACGTGATACCAGTCCTGGCCTCTGGCGACAGAAGCTCGGGCGTGGGTGAGTGGTTGAGATCGTGGGCAGGATTACCTGCTGCCTCCTCTCCGTGCCGTGTGAGTGCAGCTGGAAGAGGCGGTATTAACCCCTCCTCTGCCTCTCCCCTGCAGTCGACAAGGTGAAGGATGCCTTCTCACTGGACGCGGAGAACTTCCAGGACCAGTTTGGGGCGGAGAAGCCGAAACTGGAATCGATGCTGGTGTTTTACTGCAGGGCGGGGCGCCGAGGGAACACGGCCGTGACGATCGCCCGGGATCTGGGCTACACCAGGTGGGTGGTCCGAGCGAGGGGGAGCCCTCCTACCCCGTCCCGTCACTGACACACTCCCGGGGTGAAGCTCCGTCTACACGGTCCCGTCACACACTCCAGGGGCATTTAGTGCTGTGTTCTCTACATTGTTCTCTATTTAGGGCCGTGAATGTAATTGGTGGTTTCCAGAAGTGGACTGGCGAAGACTAGGCTGTGAGGGCGGAACGTGAGGATGTTTCCCTGATTGCATCGTCCGTGGCAACGGCTCACTGGAACCAGGAAACTGACAAAGGATTAAAACTTGCTCAGGGACAGGGTGTGAGTGTACTTCATGTGTAGGAATTTAGGGTTGAGGGTTGGTGTAGGGTTCTAGGCTTAGGGGGTGGAGATTTAGTGGTTGCGAGTTGGTGGCTGTTCTAGGCTTGGGGTAAAGGTTTAAGGGTTGGGCGCTTTGCCAGGATTTAGGGTGAAAGGGTGTTGGCAATGCCAGGGTATAGGGTTTGAAGATTGGCAGTGCCAGGATATAGGGTTTGAAGATTGACAGTGCCAGGATATTGGGTTTAAAGATTGGCAATGCCGGGGTTTAGGGGTTCGAGGCTGGCTCAGGGGCTAGAGGTGAAGAGTTGATCCCAGTTTCACGTTTGGGAGAGATCACCTTCCGTTTAAAGATGAAACACacgagtctgcagatgctggaatctggagcaaggcGTGACCTGCTGGAGGAAGGCAGCGAGAGGAGATGCAGTTTCCCAACGGGAGCGTCAGTGTTTATGAATGGAGGGGTTGGTGATGGGGAGTGGGTGAGAGCTCACAGGCGGGTGGGGGTGAGGCTCAGGCCATAGATGTGGCGTCTTTGAACGGTGGGATAGGttggggctgagtggcctcctgcGGATAATACTGGCGCCAGAACGAATGGAGGATGGTCGGCAGTGCAGCGCAGACGGAGAGCATTCTCCGACGTCGCCGGCATCACTGTTAGACAGGACGGCGATCGCtcgggtggggttgggggggagtgggggcttTCTGCACCTGGTGGTGCGCGGCTGAAATAAACGCGAGCTTAGGATGTTAATAAAAACCGAACATTGTGTGCAAACACCCATGGTTTCGACTTATCTCGTCGTTTAACAGGTTGGAGGGAGGGGACTggtaagaggagagggagggagtgaagctgaaagagggagagagaaaaaaagtaagAATGTCAGGGAAAGTGAAGGGGGAGGGCAGAGCAAGTGTGAGTGAAAGGAGCGTCAGTGAAGGAGAAGTGTAGTGAGCGAGGGAGAGTGAGAGTCGGAGAAAAAGCGAAAGCGAGTGACaacgtgagggggagagaggggccgcatttagagtataatATTCAGCTTTTGCCACTCTGTTATATGAAgtatgccattaaactggaaagggcgcagagaagatttacgagggtgttgccaggtctCAAGGTCCTGATCTACAGGGAGATGTTGTGCAGAATTGGATTTTATCCTTTGGAGCGCGCGGATGAAggatgatgttatagaggtgtataagataacgaggggaatagatgggatgaatgcagagtattttactcagaataggggaatgaagaaccagaggacacaggtttcagGCGAGGGGGGGAAatgttaataggaacctgaggggaaacgtgttcacacagagggtgaatgATATATGGtataagcagccagaggaggtagttgggatagacatggacaggtacagggatagtaAGGGATGAGAGTgggggtaaatgggattagtttagatggggtgccttggtggcatggatgagttgggctgaagggcctgttttggtgctgagATTCTATGGCtctgagagagagggatggagagtgagaacTAATGGGAAAGAGCGAGACGGAATGAGAGAAAGGACACGGGAGGTAGAGTGCATTGATGAGGTAGTgataaaggggagagaggaggagggagaaagaatgagaatgctcaactggggtaaggccaactttgagggtatgagagaaggtgtcGATCAAGTTGACTGGTGCAGGTTATTAgaagggaaaggaacatcggccaagtgggatgtttttaaaagtgtactgaagaaagctcaggctGTGTACGTCCCTGCTAGAGTGAAGAGCAaattgcatgtaaatagattttatttattgaaatcatattccatgtcgctcttccaggcagatgctaactgcatttcgttgtctctgtactgtacactgacaatgacaattaaagttgaatctgaatctgaatctgaatctgaatctgaattaaagcaggcaaacgtaaggaagcttggctgatgatggaaattgagacgttagtgaAAAACAAGGAGTTGAGGGAGCATCACCTGATATTATGCCTCTGCCAGAAGAATTTCGGCGGGTGGCACAGTCCCACCATGCCGGTctcctctcccttgactcccGGCCACTGACTGAGGCGTTTTCTCCTGGCAGGTGAGAGTTAGCTctgattgatgggccgaagggcctgcttgccTGCTGTAGCACAATGTGGCCCACTGACCACCTCAGTCCCTCCAGCACCGTCAGCTTTGCATTGGACTCAGGAAGAGGTCCCCTCAGTCCAAGGTCTTCCTTCGCCAATGGGAACAATGGGACCCTGGACCATGCCCATTCCCCGGGCGCGGCAACCAGTCACAACGCAAAACACTCCGACCTTCTCCTGCCTCCTCTGATCAGATCGAACCAACCTCCGCTCCATGTCTGCCAATCTATTATAGAGtcattcaacatggaaacaggcccttcagcccaacttgcccacaccgaccaacatgtcccatctacacttgtctcacctgcctgcatctgacccatatacctctaaacctggcctgtccatgttcctgtctaaatatttcttaaaacattgcaatagtacctgcctcgtctacctcttccggcagcccgttctatacaccctccacactttttgtaaaaaaaaaaaatcacccctcacGCCCTATTaagtctctccctccaccccctcacctgtgtctcctGGTTCTCAATCCCACTACTTTGGACTTTCGAGACCCGATCTACTGCTCTCGTGAATTTGTACACCAAAGACTTgtttcagcccctcaagtcctgccaacttcctcgtaaatcttctctgaaccctttccagctcaacaacattttccccataacatggtgcccgaaACTCAACACGATGCTCTAaacatggcctcaccaatgtcttatttaactgcaacatgacctccccacTTCTATACGCAATattttgaagaaggaactgcagatgctagaaaatcgaaggtagacaaaaatgctggaggaactcagcggttgaggcagcatctatggagcgaaggaaataggatacgtttcgggtcgaataagggtttgaagaagggtttcgacccaaaatgttgcctatttcctttcttgaccctatcaacctgtgatgccactttcaaggaactactgcatgtacctgcactcctggatccctctgctctacaatactccccagaggcctaccatccaCTGTGCAGATCCAGCCTATGGGGGGTAAATGTTTGTGTCcggtgactgagcgctctgaaccaaatgctctagtatctttgctctgaagcCGAGCACTGtataagcggccgaaggagcgcatcccccGGGACAGCCCGCACTCTCCaccccggggtcagcgctgtccggccacagCCATCCACCACTCACCCTCCCCCTGTTCggccgcactgtcacgggctgtaggtcggcagcgcccacacatTGGGCCGGGTGGAGCTGGACCGCGGACACACGGGAACGAAAACCCGGCAatgtccccgtcagctgcagcagagttgggggacagtctggtccctcagCCCACCCAGTCACTGACCGTGCTGCACCGGCACTGGCACCCCGACCCCTACACCggcaccctgaccccccccccccccccccctgttcggCCGCGGGGACAGACGGCCGAGGTCCGCGAGTGTGGAACAATCAGCCTGGAGTCCGGAGCTGGGCAGAAGATGGGCCTGCTGTACTGGCAACCATAATAAGCGCTTACCTGACGTTCACCGTTTGTGCTCCAGAAGGCGTTgtatggcaacagtacgggtcacgggttgtgacctcgactgccgtgcaacctccctattaaattccatcaacaattcTGGAAACATCAGGCCTATcgatcaagaccctgctgcaagttttttTATATCCATCTTAAAtatctacaatatcacccaccttttgagtcatctgcaaacgttTGTGCAAGAGCACTTGGACGATTCAACTTCTGCCATACTTGTGTGGTCATCTTATGACAATGAGACTGGGGTGGGTAGGGGCAGTCAACGCTTCACGTCAGTACTCTGCACTAACTCcaagagtggaggaggggagcgcgggagtgggaggggggagtgtgcggtgggagggggggggagtgggatggggggtggtgggggagcgtGGGAAGATGGGaatggggagtgtgggggggggggggggggggggggggagcaggaggagGTGCGGATTGGAAGGTGGGAAGTGGAACCAGATGAGGGACGAGGAAGTGAAGGGCAGATGGAAGCagactggtgagaggggaggggggggtggagcagAACGTGAGCACAGGGAGAGAACTGCGGGGTAGAGCAGTGGGAGCAGGAAAATAACACAAGGAACGCGggtggaacccccccccccccccccccccccccccccccccccacccaccccgcatTCCGGAAAGCCCAGAGTTATGCCCCTCCTGGTCACGCGTGGGACTGCAAGTGAAGGGATTTTGCGCAGaacgcaaatgctggagtaacagcgagtcaggcggcatctctcgagaacgtggataggtggcgtttcttcAGCCCGAAGATGGGGCCCGATCCGAATCGTCGCCGAACTacgtccagagacgctgtctgacccgctcagttactccagcgctctgtgatcATCTCCCACCAGACTCCACT
Proteins encoded in this window:
- the LOC129708710 gene encoding thiosulfate:glutathione sulfurtransferase-like; the encoded protein is MGSTASEITCEQLERMMVDGRVTIFDVRNPDELENGRIVGSVNIPVDKVKDAFSLDAENFQDQFGAEKPKLESMLVFYCRAGRRGNTAVTIARDLGYTRAVNVIGGFQKWTGED